A single Nicotiana tabacum cultivar K326 chromosome 5, ASM71507v2, whole genome shotgun sequence DNA region contains:
- the LOC107779692 gene encoding wall-associated receptor kinase 2-like: MSSHKLKRREYIVVVSCYSNHSLHHFGNSKTMYQKQMILLPYQIVCLYACILTLAMAQTITNSTGTRTSTNTTKAGNIAKPGCRKQCGNLTVPYPFGIGIGSGCAINAGFQINCSTSTDGSQKPLIGNLEVYNISDSELRVSNAISWRCYTSTGAVRAEFQLGWTRLGNSTYPYSFSSRNRFTIVGCDDNALIRGRNFEYNCSTSCNSTRDVIEGECTGNGCYQVQIPKGLKYFAPTISSTRNHTDVWYFNQCGYAFLGEADSFYFRGLQDLSDITFFKRTKASVPIVLDWAIGNLTCIQARKSKDYACRENSECVDSDTGLGGYRCRCTEGYEGNPYLSPGCQDIDECADPDTCEKNCTNTPGSYICSCPDGYIDEGKKDGRGCVAPYSEFPWIKFSVGTGVGLISLVVVITWLYFSIKKRKLMRVREKFFQQNGGLLLKHRISTNEGGLKATKIFTAEELKKATNSYANDRILGRGGNGIVYRGVLRDNRVVAIKRSRFVDESQIDQFINEVLILTQVNHRNVVRLFGCCLEAEVPLLVYEFVSEGTLYEHIHNQRGSDWLSWQNRLRIAAEIATTLAYLHSFASMPIIHRDVKSANILLDNVYTSKVADFGASRLIPLDQTHVATLVLGTSGYLDPEYFRTSQLTEKSDVYSFGVVLAELLTGLKPVSKDRNGEDKNLADFFVMSMNKNSLFQILDRRILREGSLEQIQKMAELVKNCLRVHGEDRPTMKEVAIEIEGLRKLTGIPWSNQNEQEENDQNELSDLYTIPINSYGNSPISDSSRIMHPTYSPS, encoded by the exons atgagttcacataaattgaaacggagggagtatatagtTGTAGTGAGTTGTTACTCCAACCATAGTTTGCATCATTTTGGAAACTCAAAAACCATGTACCAAAAACAAATGATTTTGCTTCCTTACCAAATTGTTTGTTTGTACGCTTGTATACTGACATTAGCCATGGCCCAAACCATTACTAATAGCACCGGCACCAGAACCAGCACCAACACCACTAAAGCTGGCAATATTGCAAAACCAGGATGCCGTAAGCAGTGTGGGAACCTTACGGTTCCATATCCATTTGGTATTGGCATAGGATCAGGTTGCGCCATTAATGCAGGGTTCCAGATCAACTGCAGTACTTCTACTGATGGTTCACAGAAACCCCTCATAGGAAACCTTGAGGTGTACAACATATCCGATTCTGAATTACGCGTCTCCAATGCCATTTCGTGGCGATGTTACACCTCCACCGGAGCCGTGCGCGCTGAATTTCAGCTTGGTTGGACCCGTTTGGGAAACTCAACTTATCCTTATAGTTTCTCTTCCCGAAACAGGTTTACCATCGTTGGTTGCGACGACAATGCTCTAATCAGGGGGCGTAACTTTGAGTATAACTGCTCCACCAGCTGTAACAGCACGAGGGATGTGATAGAAGGAGAATGTACGGGCAATGGCTGTTATCAGGTACAAATACCCAAGGGATTGAAATACTTTGCGCCCACGATTTCTAGCACGCGAAACCATACGGATGTTTGGTATTTTAATCAATGTGGATATGCATTTCTAGGCGAGGCAGATAGCTTTTATTTCCGAGGTCTACAGGATCTAAGTGATATTACTTTTTTTAAGAGGACTAAGGCCAGTGTCCCCATTGTGTTGGACTGGGCAATTGGCAATCTTACGTGCATTCAAGCTCGGAAAAGCAAGGATTATGCTTGCAGGGAAAATAGCGAGTGTGTTGATTCAGACACTGGCCTTGGTGGCTACCGCTGTCGCTGTACAGAAGGTTATGAGGGCAATCCTTATCTCAGTCCAGGCTGTCAAG aTATTGATGAATGTGCTGATCCAGACACGTGCGAAAAGAACTGCACAAACACTCCGGGCAGTTATATTTGTTCTTGTCCTGATGGATATATCGATGAAGGCAAAAAGGATGGGCGTGGTTGTGTTGCTCCCTACTCTGAATTCCCATGGATCAAGTTCTCTGTAG GTACCGGAGTTGGCTTGATCTCCCTGGTAGTTGTGATCACTTGGCTCTATTTCAGcatcaagaaaagaaaattgatgagaGTCAGGGAGAAATTCTTCCAACAAAATGGTGGTTTACTGTTGAAACATAGAATCTCCACTAACGAGGGTGGTTTAAAAGCAACAAAAATTTTCACAGCTGAGGAGCTCAAGAAAGCTACAAACAGTTATGCCAATGACAGAATTCTTGGTCGCGGTGGCAATGGGATTGTATATAGAGGCGTGCTACGTGATAATCGCGTAGTTGCCATTAAAAGATCTAGATTTGTGGACGAGAGTCAAATTGATCAGTTTATCAATGAGGTGCTTATTCTTACTCAAGTCAACCATAGAAATGTGGTGAGACTCTTTGGGTGTTGTTTGGAAGCAGAAGTTCCTTTATTAGTTTATGAGTTTGTGTCTGAAGGAACACTTTACGAGCACATTCACAATCAACGTGGATCGGATTGGTTATCTTGGCAAAACCGATTGAGAATTGCAGCAGAAATAGCCACTACACTCGCTTACCTTCATTCATTTGCGTCCATGCCTATAATTCATAGGGACGTCAAGTCTGCCAACATACTGTTGGATAATGTTTACACATCTAAAGTGGCAGATTTTGGAGCTTCAAGGTTAATACCTCTAGATCAAACACATGTGGCTACATTAGTTCTAGGGACATCAGGGTACTTGGATCCTGAATATTTTCGCACAAGTCAATTGACAGAGAAAAGTGATGTTTACAGCTTTGGAGTCGTACTAGCAGAACTTCTAACGGGATTAAAACCTGTTTCTAAGGATAGAAACGGTGAGGACAAGAATTTGGCCGATTTTTTTGTTATGTCCATGAATAAGAATAGCTTGTTTCAGATTCTTGATCGTCGTATTTTGAGGGAAGGGAGTCTTGAGCAAATTCAAAAGATGgctgagcttgtgaagaattgCCTTCGCGTGCACGGAGAAGATAGGCCTACAATGAAAGAAGTGGCCATTGAAATTGAAGGTCTGAGGAAGTTAACTGGGATCCCTTGGTCTAACCAAAATGAACAAGAAGAGAATGACCAGAATGAATTAtcagatctttacacaattccaaTTAACTCCTATGGAAATTCCCCCATTTCGGACAGTTCTCGTATAATGCATCCTACATATAGTCCAAGTTGA